Proteins encoded by one window of Leptospira neocaledonica:
- a CDS encoding polyketide cyclase, with translation MLKTKNTKHISVTIPVSRKAAYEYLSEPKNFPEWASGLCKSISPLGNGEWSIDSPMGKLTAKFTDKNQYGILDHYVIFSPENISYNPLRIIGNGEGSELIFTLFQTEGMTLEKFEEDSNWIKKDLEELKGILIKKFAL, from the coding sequence ATGCTTAAGACTAAGAACACAAAACATATTAGCGTTACCATTCCTGTTTCCCGAAAGGCAGCTTACGAATATCTTTCCGAACCTAAAAATTTCCCGGAATGGGCCTCCGGATTATGCAAGTCCATTTCTCCTTTAGGAAATGGAGAATGGTCCATAGATTCTCCCATGGGCAAACTCACCGCAAAATTTACGGATAAAAACCAATATGGGATCCTCGATCATTACGTGATATTCAGTCCTGAAAATATTTCCTATAATCCTCTTAGGATTATAGGAAACGGAGAAGGGAGTGAGCTCATCTTTACATTATTCCAAACAGAAGGAATGACTCTCGAAAAATTCGAAGAAGATTCCAACTGGATTAAAAAGGATTTAGAGGAACTTAAGGGAATTTTAATAAAGAAATTTGCTCTCTAA
- the hemH gene encoding ferrochelatase, translating into MKNKLLLINLGGPRNAGEIPKFLKDLFEDPLVFDLPLPEFLRIRLARKIAETRAKKVEETYASMGFGGGSPLVSETEKQADGLKKLLEESGEKWEVRTAMCCGYPDIRELPPEWTDPKEGVVLLPLFPHFSRSTVLSTAMLMEKQLGYCPASNPLWVRPFSDRKEYLESIRDLILDFFQGELTEKDFLHIKQEKIQDWQNLDIVFSAHGIPLRLIKKGDLYTKEIEENVQALTSLLREKGYKGQIHLSYQSRVGPSKWTTPNTLDKIQELGQKGIKRIAVYPISFISDHLETLEEIGVQIRDHAFENGISEYYRIPAPGSYPAFLEALAKFVFEAKYSAQKGNRLSCICKSSGGWDPKKEKVTCDCA; encoded by the coding sequence ATGAAAAACAAACTTCTTCTGATCAATTTGGGCGGGCCTAGGAACGCCGGAGAAATCCCCAAATTTTTGAAAGACCTATTCGAAGATCCTCTAGTTTTTGATCTTCCACTCCCTGAATTTCTTAGGATTAGACTCGCTAGAAAAATTGCGGAGACTAGAGCCAAAAAAGTAGAAGAAACTTATGCCTCAATGGGATTCGGAGGAGGCTCCCCTCTTGTTTCCGAAACCGAAAAACAAGCAGATGGTTTAAAAAAACTTTTGGAAGAGTCCGGAGAAAAATGGGAAGTCAGAACAGCAATGTGCTGCGGCTATCCGGACATCAGAGAACTCCCTCCCGAATGGACAGACCCTAAAGAAGGAGTTGTACTTCTTCCCTTATTCCCCCATTTTTCCAGATCAACGGTACTTTCCACCGCAATGCTCATGGAAAAACAATTGGGATATTGCCCTGCATCCAATCCACTTTGGGTCAGACCATTTTCCGATAGAAAAGAATATTTAGAATCAATCCGAGATTTGATCCTGGATTTTTTCCAAGGAGAATTGACCGAAAAAGATTTTTTACATATCAAACAGGAAAAGATCCAAGATTGGCAAAACCTGGATATAGTCTTTAGTGCGCATGGAATCCCTCTTCGCCTAATTAAAAAAGGTGACCTCTACACAAAAGAAATCGAAGAGAATGTCCAGGCACTCACTTCACTATTGCGAGAAAAAGGTTACAAAGGACAAATTCATTTATCGTATCAAAGTAGGGTAGGGCCGAGTAAATGGACCACTCCAAACACCTTGGATAAGATACAGGAGTTAGGACAAAAAGGTATCAAAAGGATCGCAGTCTATCCGATCAGTTTTATAAGCGATCACTTGGAAACATTAGAAGAAATTGGAGTCCAGATCAGGGACCATGCATTCGAAAATGGAATATCCGAGTATTATAGAATTCCAGCACCAGGTTCTTATCCGGCATTCCTAGAAGCATTAGCAAAGTTCGTATTCGAAGCCAAGTATTCTGCGCAAAAAGGTAACCGCTTAAGCTGCATCTGCAAGTCTTCAGGTGGATGGGATCCGAAAAAAGAGAAAGTTACTTGCGATTGTGCATAA
- a CDS encoding YciI family protein, with amino-acid sequence MDEYLILMRLDLITKEAQPSPEQLQTYMKMYQDWVGGIAAQNKFVGGTGLSTEGKVIKSGQIITDGPFAETKESIAGFITIKAKNFEEAANIAKECPILKGEGNSVEVRKIVGVDNTR; translated from the coding sequence ATGGACGAATACTTAATTTTAATGCGACTGGATCTAATCACAAAAGAGGCGCAACCTTCTCCAGAGCAGCTGCAAACATATATGAAAATGTACCAAGACTGGGTAGGAGGAATTGCCGCTCAAAACAAATTTGTAGGAGGCACCGGGCTATCTACGGAGGGAAAGGTTATCAAATCCGGACAGATCATCACTGACGGGCCATTTGCCGAAACAAAAGAATCAATTGCAGGCTTTATAACGATCAAGGCCAAAAATTTCGAAGAAGCCGCTAATATCGCAAAAGAATGCCCCATCTTGAAAGGGGAGGGGAATAGCGTGGAAGTAAGAAAAATTGTCGGTGTAGATAATACACGTTAA
- a CDS encoding antitoxin, whose amino-acid sequence MKNVTFRIDESLIQKARAKAIDLNKSLNELFVEWLTTFSNDNRESLDYKKYINKYSHIRIKEKYSRAQMNER is encoded by the coding sequence ATGAAAAACGTCACTTTCAGGATAGACGAAAGCCTGATCCAAAAAGCCAGAGCAAAAGCGATCGACCTAAATAAGTCGCTAAACGAACTTTTTGTAGAGTGGCTTACTACATTCTCCAATGATAATCGTGAGTCTTTGGATTATAAAAAATATATCAACAAATACTCTCATATCCGGATCAAAGAAAAATATTCGAGAGCTCAGATGAATGAGCGCTAG
- a CDS encoding PIN domain-containing protein produces the protein MSARIFLDTNILLYQFGEDGDKRAKAIDILDQAVKTDNYVISYQVIQEFSNVALNEKRKYFSVQELKSYLQDILIPLCKFYPSSDFYLEGLRIKNKYKYCFYDSLILAAAIRLGCSHIYSEDLHSDQKFEGLQIQNPFKTGSKKK, from the coding sequence ATGAGCGCTAGGATATTTTTAGATACAAATATCTTATTATATCAATTCGGAGAAGACGGGGATAAACGAGCGAAAGCAATCGATATTCTGGATCAAGCAGTCAAGACGGATAATTACGTTATCAGCTACCAAGTGATCCAAGAATTTTCGAATGTCGCATTGAATGAAAAGAGAAAATATTTTTCAGTTCAAGAGCTGAAAAGTTATCTACAAGATATCCTGATCCCTCTTTGCAAATTTTATCCTTCCAGCGATTTTTATTTGGAAGGTTTAAGAATTAAAAATAAATATAAATACTGCTTTTATGATAGTCTCATTTTGGCAGCTGCAATAAGACTCGGATGTTCTCATATATATTCAGAGGATCTGCATTCAGACCAGAAATTCGAAGGGCTACAAATTCAAAACCCATTTAAAACTGGATCTAAAAAGAAATAA
- a CDS encoding RNA polymerase sigma factor, translating to MQSSEILPHLFRNEYTKIVSVLCKHIGFERLEIAEEIASETFLTATESWGIKGNPQNPTAWLYSVAKNKAKNYLQRNSVFQNKILPEITKSLSEDLEPEIDLSPENIYDSQLSMMFAVCHPSISPEAQVGLSLRILCGFGIEEIADAFLTNKETINKRLFRAKEKLREEKILIQLPAPEEIEDRLDTVLSTIYLLFNEGYHSISQNKALRKDLCLEAIRLCSMLAENKITDKPPVYALLALMCFHTSRFEARQDENGEQILYQDQDINLWNYELIGKGEIFLNKAANGTKLTKYHLEAGIAYLHTQKEDTKEKWENILQLYNRLLQLQYSPIAALNRTYALSKANGKEEAIIEAEKLELKENHFYFALLGELYFDIDKTKSLENFRQAYSLAKTSHDKTSIQKKIDQFSM from the coding sequence ATGCAAAGTTCGGAGATATTACCTCATTTATTCAGAAATGAATACACTAAAATTGTCTCCGTTCTTTGCAAACATATAGGTTTCGAAAGACTTGAGATCGCGGAAGAAATCGCAAGCGAGACCTTCTTAACTGCGACAGAGTCCTGGGGGATCAAAGGAAATCCACAAAATCCGACTGCCTGGCTTTATTCTGTGGCAAAAAATAAAGCAAAAAATTATCTACAAAGAAATTCAGTCTTTCAAAACAAAATTCTTCCGGAAATAACTAAATCACTATCAGAGGATTTGGAACCGGAGATAGACCTTTCTCCAGAAAATATATATGACAGCCAACTCAGCATGATGTTCGCAGTCTGCCATCCTTCTATTTCCCCAGAGGCACAAGTAGGGCTTTCTCTCAGGATCTTATGCGGGTTCGGAATAGAGGAAATTGCAGATGCATTCCTAACTAATAAAGAAACGATCAATAAGAGATTATTTAGGGCCAAAGAAAAATTAAGAGAGGAAAAAATCCTCATTCAACTTCCAGCACCGGAAGAAATAGAAGATAGATTAGACACTGTCCTTTCTACGATCTATTTATTATTCAACGAAGGTTATCATTCTATCAGCCAAAATAAAGCTCTGCGAAAAGATCTTTGTTTAGAAGCAATCCGTCTTTGCAGCATGCTTGCAGAAAATAAGATCACTGACAAACCTCCAGTATATGCACTTCTCGCCTTAATGTGTTTTCATACTTCCAGATTCGAAGCAAGACAAGACGAGAATGGGGAACAGATCCTATACCAAGACCAAGACATAAACCTTTGGAATTATGAATTGATCGGCAAGGGAGAAATTTTTCTAAATAAAGCGGCCAACGGAACCAAACTTACAAAATATCATTTGGAAGCCGGAATCGCTTATTTGCACACTCAAAAGGAAGATACAAAAGAAAAATGGGAAAATATTCTGCAGTTATACAATCGTCTACTCCAGTTACAATATTCTCCTATTGCCGCTTTAAATAGAACATATGCTCTTTCTAAAGCGAATGGAAAAGAAGAAGCAATCATAGAAGCGGAAAAATTAGAACTGAAGGAAAATCACTTTTATTTTGCTCTTTTAGGAGAACTATATTTCGATATAGATAAAACAAAGTCGTTAGAAAATTTTCGCCAAGCATATTCACTTGCAAAAACCTCTCACGATAAGACAAGTATCCAAAAAAAGATCGATCAATTCTCGATGTAA